In the genome of Rhodamnia argentea isolate NSW1041297 chromosome 3, ASM2092103v1, whole genome shotgun sequence, one region contains:
- the LOC115757126 gene encoding protein NUCLEAR FUSION DEFECTIVE 4-like isoform X3 gives MAGQSRKWMILVATTWIQAFTGTNFDFSSYSSDLKTALGISQVELNYLSVASDMGKAFGWCSGVCLRHLPLWSVMFMAAFMGLLGYGALWLLIQQVISLPYFLVFFLSLLAGCSICWFNTVCYVLCIRNFQSNRALALALTISFNGVTAALYTLIANAINSDDDTLYPFLNAIVPLFTSGVVLLPILRQPPPQQLPPDAIRRDSHIFLFLNAVAVLTGLYLLLLNPLSYNSYRARLLLAGAILLLVLPLCLPGLVYAREWARRVISSSLSLNGSTFSLVDVDDLELHKELIGSEPAAINAPMTGNGNRSTFILRAKDGCCGNVMEKDQLTVLGEEHSVRLLVRRWDFWLYYLAYLCGGTIGLVYSNNLGQISQSLGYGTQTSAFVTLYSSCSFFGRLLAAGPDFLPRYTLQGLGGLP, from the exons ATGGCGGGGCAGTCGCGGAAGTGGATGATACTGGTGGCCACGACGTGGATACAGGCCTTCACTGGGACCAACTTCGACTTCTCGTCCTACTCGTCGGACCTGAAGACGGCGCTGGGGATATCCCAGGTGGAGCTCAACTACCTGTCCGTGGCCTCCGACATGGGGAAGGCCTTCGGGTGGTGCTCCGGCGTGTGCCTCCGGCACCTCCCCCTCTGGTCCGTCATGTTCATGGCCGCCTTCATGGGCCTCCTCGGCTACGGCGCCCTGTGGCTCCTCATCCAGCAAGTCATCTCCTTGCCGTATTTCCTG GTATTTTTCCTGTCTTTGCTGGCTGGCTGTAGCATCTGCTGGTTCAATACGGTATGCTACGTTTTGTGCATCAGGAACTTCCAATCAAACAGGGCACTAGCATTAGCCCTCACCATCAGTTTCAACGGCGTAACTGCTGCTCTGTACACTCTCATAGCCAATGCAATAAACTCCGATGACGACACCCTCTACCCCTTCCTAAATGCCATTGTCCCTCTCTTTACTTCGGGTGTCGTCCTGCTCCCTATCCTCCGCCAACCGCCACCTCAGCAGCTCCCACCTGATGCCATTAGACGCGACTCGCACATCTTCCTCTTTCTCAATGCCGTTGCTGTCCTCACTGGCCTttacctcctcctcctcaaccCACTCTCATATAATTCATACCGAGCACGTCTACTCCTAGCAGGGGCAATTCTCCTCCTGGTCCTTCCCCTATGCCTCCCCGGTCTAGTGTATGCTCGAGAGTGGGCCCGCCGTGTCATCAGTTCTAGCTTAAGTCTCAATGGGTCAACCTTCAGTCTTGTAGATGTTGATGACCTTGAGCTTCATAAGGAACTGATTGGAAGCGAGCCAGCAGCGATCAATGCTCCAATGACTGGGAATGGGAACAGAAGTACGTTCATTCTACGAGCTAAAGATGGGTGTTGTGGAAATGTGATGGAAAAGGATCAGTTGACAGTATTGGGTGAGGAGCACTCGGTCAGGCTGCTTGTGCGTCGCTGGGACTTCTGGTTGTACTATCTGGCTTATTTGTGTGGGGGAACAATTGGGTTGGTGTACAGCAACAATCTAGGGCAAATTTCACAATCACTTGGATACGGCACTCAGACTAGTGCATTTGTCACTCTCTACTCATCTTGCTCTTTCTTTGGTCGTCTGCTTGCAGCTGGTCCCGACTTCCTCC CAAGATATACTTTGCAAGGACTGGGTGGCTTGCCATAG
- the LOC115757126 gene encoding protein NUCLEAR FUSION DEFECTIVE 4-like isoform X1, with protein MAGQSRKWMILVATTWIQAFTGTNFDFSSYSSDLKTALGISQVELNYLSVASDMGKAFGWCSGVCLRHLPLWSVMFMAAFMGLLGYGALWLLIQQVISLPYFLVFFLSLLAGCSICWFNTVCYVLCIRNFQSNRALALALTISFNGVTAALYTLIANAINSDDDTLYPFLNAIVPLFTSGVVLLPILRQPPPQQLPPDAIRRDSHIFLFLNAVAVLTGLYLLLLNPLSYNSYRARLLLAGAILLLVLPLCLPGLVYAREWARRVISSSLSLNGSTFSLVDVDDLELHKELIGSEPAAINAPMTGNGNRSTFILRAKDGCCGNVMEKDQLTVLGEEHSVRLLVRRWDFWLYYLAYLCGGTIGLVYSNNLGQISQSLGYGTQTSAFVTLYSSCSFFGRLLAAGPDFLRDKIYFARTGWLAIALVPTPIAFILLATSGNETILRAGTGLIGLSSGFVFSAAVSVTSELFGPNSAGVNHNILITNIPIGSLLYGLLAALVYDAGAETTARQSLLGDATICMGRKCYQQTFIWWACISVVGLASSILLFLRTKPAYDRFERNRNRTDFS; from the exons ATGGCGGGGCAGTCGCGGAAGTGGATGATACTGGTGGCCACGACGTGGATACAGGCCTTCACTGGGACCAACTTCGACTTCTCGTCCTACTCGTCGGACCTGAAGACGGCGCTGGGGATATCCCAGGTGGAGCTCAACTACCTGTCCGTGGCCTCCGACATGGGGAAGGCCTTCGGGTGGTGCTCCGGCGTGTGCCTCCGGCACCTCCCCCTCTGGTCCGTCATGTTCATGGCCGCCTTCATGGGCCTCCTCGGCTACGGCGCCCTGTGGCTCCTCATCCAGCAAGTCATCTCCTTGCCGTATTTCCTG GTATTTTTCCTGTCTTTGCTGGCTGGCTGTAGCATCTGCTGGTTCAATACGGTATGCTACGTTTTGTGCATCAGGAACTTCCAATCAAACAGGGCACTAGCATTAGCCCTCACCATCAGTTTCAACGGCGTAACTGCTGCTCTGTACACTCTCATAGCCAATGCAATAAACTCCGATGACGACACCCTCTACCCCTTCCTAAATGCCATTGTCCCTCTCTTTACTTCGGGTGTCGTCCTGCTCCCTATCCTCCGCCAACCGCCACCTCAGCAGCTCCCACCTGATGCCATTAGACGCGACTCGCACATCTTCCTCTTTCTCAATGCCGTTGCTGTCCTCACTGGCCTttacctcctcctcctcaaccCACTCTCATATAATTCATACCGAGCACGTCTACTCCTAGCAGGGGCAATTCTCCTCCTGGTCCTTCCCCTATGCCTCCCCGGTCTAGTGTATGCTCGAGAGTGGGCCCGCCGTGTCATCAGTTCTAGCTTAAGTCTCAATGGGTCAACCTTCAGTCTTGTAGATGTTGATGACCTTGAGCTTCATAAGGAACTGATTGGAAGCGAGCCAGCAGCGATCAATGCTCCAATGACTGGGAATGGGAACAGAAGTACGTTCATTCTACGAGCTAAAGATGGGTGTTGTGGAAATGTGATGGAAAAGGATCAGTTGACAGTATTGGGTGAGGAGCACTCGGTCAGGCTGCTTGTGCGTCGCTGGGACTTCTGGTTGTACTATCTGGCTTATTTGTGTGGGGGAACAATTGGGTTGGTGTACAGCAACAATCTAGGGCAAATTTCACAATCACTTGGATACGGCACTCAGACTAGTGCATTTGTCACTCTCTACTCATCTTGCTCTTTCTTTGGTCGTCTGCTTGCAGCTGGTCCCGACTTCCTCCGTGA CAAGATATACTTTGCAAGGACTGGGTGGCTTGCCATAGCACTTGTTCCAACACCAATCGCTTTCATTTTGCTTGCCACATCAGGCAATGAGACAATTCTGCGCGCTGGTACGGGCTTGATTGGGCTCAGCTCTGGCTTTGTATTCTCAGCTGCAGTCTCAGTCACATCCGAGTTGTTTGGACCAAATAGTGCTGGGGTCAACCACAACATCCTGATCACCAACATTCCAATAGGTTCACTCCTCTACGGCCTTCTTGCAGCTCTTGTGTATGACGCCGGTGCGGAGACCACGGCACGCCAAAGCTTGCTCGGTGATGCCACGATATGCATGGGTAGGAAATGCTATCAGCAGACATTTATATGGTGGGCCTGTATTTCAGTGGTGGGTCTAGCTTCCAGCATATTGCTCTTCCTACGGACCAAGCCTGCTTATGACCGGTTTGAGAGGAACAGAAATAGGACAGACTTCTCTTAG
- the LOC115757126 gene encoding protein NUCLEAR FUSION DEFECTIVE 4-like isoform X2 — translation MMQVFFLSLLAGCSICWFNTVCYVLCIRNFQSNRALALALTISFNGVTAALYTLIANAINSDDDTLYPFLNAIVPLFTSGVVLLPILRQPPPQQLPPDAIRRDSHIFLFLNAVAVLTGLYLLLLNPLSYNSYRARLLLAGAILLLVLPLCLPGLVYAREWARRVISSSLSLNGSTFSLVDVDDLELHKELIGSEPAAINAPMTGNGNRSTFILRAKDGCCGNVMEKDQLTVLGEEHSVRLLVRRWDFWLYYLAYLCGGTIGLVYSNNLGQISQSLGYGTQTSAFVTLYSSCSFFGRLLAAGPDFLRDKIYFARTGWLAIALVPTPIAFILLATSGNETILRAGTGLIGLSSGFVFSAAVSVTSELFGPNSAGVNHNILITNIPIGSLLYGLLAALVYDAGAETTARQSLLGDATICMGRKCYQQTFIWWACISVVGLASSILLFLRTKPAYDRFERNRNRTDFS, via the exons ATGATGCAGGTATTTTTCCTGTCTTTGCTGGCTGGCTGTAGCATCTGCTGGTTCAATACGGTATGCTACGTTTTGTGCATCAGGAACTTCCAATCAAACAGGGCACTAGCATTAGCCCTCACCATCAGTTTCAACGGCGTAACTGCTGCTCTGTACACTCTCATAGCCAATGCAATAAACTCCGATGACGACACCCTCTACCCCTTCCTAAATGCCATTGTCCCTCTCTTTACTTCGGGTGTCGTCCTGCTCCCTATCCTCCGCCAACCGCCACCTCAGCAGCTCCCACCTGATGCCATTAGACGCGACTCGCACATCTTCCTCTTTCTCAATGCCGTTGCTGTCCTCACTGGCCTttacctcctcctcctcaaccCACTCTCATATAATTCATACCGAGCACGTCTACTCCTAGCAGGGGCAATTCTCCTCCTGGTCCTTCCCCTATGCCTCCCCGGTCTAGTGTATGCTCGAGAGTGGGCCCGCCGTGTCATCAGTTCTAGCTTAAGTCTCAATGGGTCAACCTTCAGTCTTGTAGATGTTGATGACCTTGAGCTTCATAAGGAACTGATTGGAAGCGAGCCAGCAGCGATCAATGCTCCAATGACTGGGAATGGGAACAGAAGTACGTTCATTCTACGAGCTAAAGATGGGTGTTGTGGAAATGTGATGGAAAAGGATCAGTTGACAGTATTGGGTGAGGAGCACTCGGTCAGGCTGCTTGTGCGTCGCTGGGACTTCTGGTTGTACTATCTGGCTTATTTGTGTGGGGGAACAATTGGGTTGGTGTACAGCAACAATCTAGGGCAAATTTCACAATCACTTGGATACGGCACTCAGACTAGTGCATTTGTCACTCTCTACTCATCTTGCTCTTTCTTTGGTCGTCTGCTTGCAGCTGGTCCCGACTTCCTCCGTGA CAAGATATACTTTGCAAGGACTGGGTGGCTTGCCATAGCACTTGTTCCAACACCAATCGCTTTCATTTTGCTTGCCACATCAGGCAATGAGACAATTCTGCGCGCTGGTACGGGCTTGATTGGGCTCAGCTCTGGCTTTGTATTCTCAGCTGCAGTCTCAGTCACATCCGAGTTGTTTGGACCAAATAGTGCTGGGGTCAACCACAACATCCTGATCACCAACATTCCAATAGGTTCACTCCTCTACGGCCTTCTTGCAGCTCTTGTGTATGACGCCGGTGCGGAGACCACGGCACGCCAAAGCTTGCTCGGTGATGCCACGATATGCATGGGTAGGAAATGCTATCAGCAGACATTTATATGGTGGGCCTGTATTTCAGTGGTGGGTCTAGCTTCCAGCATATTGCTCTTCCTACGGACCAAGCCTGCTTATGACCGGTTTGAGAGGAACAGAAATAGGACAGACTTCTCTTAG
- the LOC115757130 gene encoding B3 domain-containing protein Os04g0386900-like: MTGGQEDGYWPLSGKPFFDLILSKSHLYPRYNLFIPAGMQLLLPSQNTRVVLTYKDKTWDVMLYGKGKRFDSSWRHFVDDNHLKAGDACVFELMECLSTKVTFKVQILRGDLPAELLANISGETAAAPIVIE, translated from the exons ATGACCGGAGGGCAAGAAGATGGTTACTGGCCGCTGTCAGGGAAACCCTTCTTCGATCTTATTCTTTCAAAGTCGCACCTTTATCCCCGTTATAATCTG TTCATTCCTGCCGGTATGCAACTGCTGCTGCCTTCACAGAACACACGAGTTGTTCTCACTTATAAGGACAAGACGTGGGATGTTATGCTGTATGGGAAAGGAAAAAGGTTTGACTCCAGTTGGAGACATTTTGTAGATGACAATCATCTTAAGGCTGGGGATGCTTGTGTATTTGAACTCATGGAGTGCCTGAGTACAAAAGTGACCTTCAAGGTTCAAATTCTCAGAGGTGACTTACCAGCTGAATTGCTGGCCAACATCAGTGGTGAGACAGCAGCTGCTCCCATTGTCATCGAGTAG
- the LOC115757127 gene encoding xylulose 5-phosphate/phosphate translocator, chloroplastic, whose translation MLSMNLSLPRPVAICKSSRHNRPINARALLGRSGDAPSFSSSLLRSQKDGGAPVLGVRSGIRAHPFGFSSRPCSRIQDPRSKASPLDRFVSLRHGLASRTGSLVPRAAAEASPEGEGEAAVSKPNKTLQLAVVFGLWYFQNVVFNIYNKKALNVFPFPWFLASFQLFVGSVWMFVLWSLKLQPCPKISKPFVVALLGPALFHTVGHISACVSFSKVAVSFTHVIKSAEPVFSVVFSSFLGDSYPLAVWLSILPIVFGCSLAAVTEVSFNFGGLWGAMISNVGFVLRNIYSKKSLQSFKEVNGLNLYGWISIISLCYLFPVAVFVEGSQWVQGYHKAIEAVGKSSTFYFWVLLSGVFYHLYNQSSYQALDDISPLTFSVGNTMKRVVVIVSTVLVFRNPVRPLNALGSAIAIFGTFLYSQATSAKKAKNQGGEKKS comes from the coding sequence ATGCTCAGCATGAATCTCTCTCTACCTCGTCCTGTCGCTATCTGCAAATCCAGCCGCCACAATCGTCCCATAAATGCCCGCGCTCTTCTCGGCAGAAGCGGAGACGCGCCCTCGTTCTCGTCTTCCCTTCTCCGCAGCCAAAAAGATGGCGGAGCTCCGGTCCTCGGCGTCCGATCCGGAATTCGCGCGCACCCATTTGGTTTCTCTTCACGACCCTGTTCTCGGATCCAAGATCCCCGCTCAAAAGCCTCGCCTTTGGATCGATTCGTCTCGCTCCGCCATGGGCTCGCCTCGAGAACCGGATCTCTGGTCCCCAGAGCCGCCGCCGAAGCCAGTCCGGAGGGCGAAGGGGAAGCCGCGGTGTCGAAGCCGAACAAGACCCTCCAGCTCGCCGTCGTCTTCGGGCTCTGGTACTTCCAGAACGTAGTCTTCAATATCTACAACAAGAAAGCCTTGAATGTGTTCCCCTTCCCTTGGTTCCTCGCGTCCTTCCAGCTATTCGTCGGATCCGTTTGGATGTTCGTCCTCTGGTCCCTGAAACTGCAGCCTTGTCCTAAAATCTCCAAGCCCTTCGTTGTCGCATTGCTCGGGCCTGCCCTGTTCCACACCGTAGGACACATTTCGGCTTGCGTGTCGTTCTCGAAGGTCGCCGTGTCGTTCACGCACGTCATCAAATCGGCCGAGCCTGTCTTCTCGGTCGTGTTCTCTTCGTTCCTCGGCGATTCGTACCCTTTAGCCGTGTGGCTTTCGATTCTTCCGATCGTGTTCGGTTGTTCCCTCGCCGCGGTCACTGAAGTTTCTTTCAATTTCGGAGGCTTGTGGGGTGCCATGATTAGCAATGTCGGGTTTGTGCTGAGAAACATATACTCGAAGAAGAGCTTGCAGAGTTTCAAAGAAGTTAATGGGTTGAACTTGTATGGATGGATTAGTATTATTTCCTTGTGCTATCTGTTTCCGGTCGCCGTTTTCGTCGAAGGATCTCAATGGGTGCAAGGTTACCACAAGGCAATCGAAGCTGTTGGAAAATCATCCACATTTTACTTTTGGGTGTTGCTGTCTGGTGTGTTCTACCATCTTTACAACCAATCCTCTTACCAAGCCCTCGACGACATTAGCCCGCTGACTTTCTCAGTCGGAAATACGATGAAGAGAGTGGTGGTGATCGTGTCGACAGTGTTGGTGTTCAGGAACCCGGTTCGGCCTTTGAATGCTCTCGGATCCGCCATTGCTATATTCGGGACTTTCCTATATTCCCAGGCAACTTCTGCTAAGAAAGCTAAGAATCAAGGGGGAGAAAAGAAGAGCTAG